cctgtgcatgcgtggtttttctccaagtgctccggtttcctcgcacattccaaaacatgctacgttaattggcgactccaaattgtccataggttgtttgtctatatgtgccagtcagaactcagccaggatgcgTTCACTGTCTCACAAAAagtaggattaaaaaaaaaaaactaatgacaAAAGTACAAAATTTGAGTATTCCAAAAGaaaccacaacaaagaggctgaagagtcTGTTCAGGAGCCGCAGGTTGCAGACCACTGCAGTCAACCATCAGTGCCTCTGCATGTGTCTTCTCAAAGCGCACTTCCAAGAAAATGTCTTACCACAATTTGAGCAAGTAAACGcttttttgtctgtgtgtgttctcaagtGTGAATGCATGGTTGTCTTACGAGTGAAGCGTTTACCACAGTccgagcaactaaaaggtttttctcctttGTGTGCTCTTACATGTAATTCCAAAGCAGACTTCTGAGAAAAGCCTTTATCACACTTTgggcaactaaaaggtttttctcccgtgtgtgttctcatgtgtatttgcatgtttgtcttAGAAGCAAAGAgtttaccacagtctgagcaactgaaaggtttttctcccgtgtgcgttcttAGGTGTCGAGCCAAAGTTGACTTTTGAGTGAAGCCTGTACCACAGTCTGAACacctaaaaggtttttctcctgtgtgtgttctcatgtgtgactGCATGGTTGACTTTCGAGTGAAGCATTcaccacagtctgagcaacgAAAGGGTTTTTTTCCTGTGTGCAATTGCATGTGTGATTGCATGTGTGCCTTTAAATTGAAGCatttaccacagtctgagcaactaaaaggtttttctcctgtgtgtgttctcatgtgtcgaGTCAAATCACTCTTCAGAGAAAATCCTTTCTGACAAACGGAGCAGTTAAAAGGTTTAGTTGTCTTCTTTTTCGAGCTTTCAGAGTGTTTGTTGCCAGTGTGAGTCGTCATATCACCTTCCCAGTCTGTATCGCTGCTCAGAGATTCTTGGTTGTAGTCGCTGTCTTCAtcttcaggagagtgtgacgtcgtgtcgtcactatctgacagtggagctaagaggttgtctgcttgtgatcctccacagtggtctccatcagcttctgttgtcatgtgttgcagtgagctgctgcatgaaggctccgcctctctcatctcctcacttggactatgatgaagctgtgaggactcaggtggtttgtcttcatggtcgtctgtcttcacagagacaccagtcagtggcaacctggtgagatcagcctcctctggccctagaagatgctctccctcctgagtgatccagagttcttcctcttcctctttcacataggggggctgtggctcctccttttcctctttaatgtgggggggctgtggctcctcctcttcctctttcacatAGGGGGtctgtggctcctcctcttcctctttaatatggggtggctgtggctcctcctctttaATCGGTTGTCGCTCCATGTGATCCAAAGTGGAGCTCCCACCCTGTGGATGAGGGGACATTCTTCTTGATGACCAATCAGCTGCTGGATGTGGGGATGAATGGGAACACTGATATGAATGAAATCTTgaagatgaaacactcttaatgcacaaactaaaactaaactaaaactaaagttCAAGGCTGGACCGACGAAAAACTCGCAACACTGAGTTATTCCAACATGTGAAAGAAAAAcctggggaagccggtatcacgtgatgttgatgtttacgttttactgcgcatgccagACTGACTATTCTGGTTATATAagggcgcatgtagacaagagattggaatattcctttccatggataccatgttttcggaaaagtcattcataaagaggaaaaactcctcatgtaaacgtggctagtgtgttGGAATATTCTTTGCAAGTGTCTTTGTTCTGAGTATCTTGTTATTGGTAAGTGCAAAAGAAAGACCTGATGGCTGCAGTGGTTTCATTTCACAagaaattggaatattcctttccatataTACCATGTTTTCGGGAAAGTCGTATGAAGTAGAGTAAAGCTGAAATGAAGTCAATAGTGAAAGAAAGGCTTTGCGTGAACTTCATAGACATGCTAGCACGCTAACGGGCTGACGTTAGCGGCTAACAATAGCACATTCATTTAGAAGGACATCGTATTTAAACAACTTAAAGAGTGTAAAAGGTTATTGCATTGATATTACCTCATTGGCCACGTGCACTAGAGAGGAGTACAATAGCGTCTTCTGAGAGTTACAACAGCAACTCGTGAAGGCGACttcttgttgttttggtgatGGCTGCGTGTGCACCAATCATTAACGTCCTACTGAAACACACTCGCGAACATATGGTTCCTCTTTAGAATCGATCTACATATCAACGTAAACAAGTCctacaaatacagtaatattgtaattattaacATTCAACACACAATAATTTCATAcagttaactcattcactgccaaagtatttgtttttttttgcgcagCGACAGATCAAAGTCTTAAGTCACTTCTGTTCCGTTACTCGattactgggataggctccagcactctcgcgaccctcgtgagtataagcggtagaaaatgaatgaatgaatgttatgttaGTGTGTGTTTAATTGATGGATGTTGATAATTACAACATTACATTGATATGTATTTAGATTCTAAAGTGGAACCATATGTTCGCTAGCGTGTGTTTCAATAGGATGTTAATGATTGGTGCACATCAAGACGTTACCATGCCAAACAGCAAGAAGTCGCCTTCACGAGTTGCTGTTGTAACTCTCAGAAGACGCTATTGTACTCCTCTCTAGTGCACGTGGCCAATGAGGTAATATCAATGCAATAACCTTTTACACTCTTTAGGTTGTTTAAATACGATGTCCTTATAAATGAATGTGCTATTGTTAGCCGCTAACTCTAGCGTGCTAGCATATCTATCAGAGTCCATAAAATAAAGGACAGTTTTTATTCTTTGTCGTTTTTCACTGGACTAACTATGGTGTTTATATTGATGAAAGAGAACTTGATGGACGTATCCTGGACACACTGCTGTCGGGTTTGGATGGGacacacaaatatttaaattagctCCTGGCACCAGTTTTACCGACAGAAACCGACATGAGCTCAAGAGCCCATCATTAAAGTTAAAcagtaaaaagtattttttccttttacagGACACAATAAGCTTCCACAATGATTCCTGTCTGTGTCCTGCAGGCATCTAGCAGCTGATTGGTCGTCAAGAAGAATGTCCCCTCATCCACAGGGTGGGAGTTCCACTTTGGAGCAGGTGGACAGACAACCTATTAAAGAAGAAGAGCAGGAGCCACACACCCCTCTAATTAAAGATGAAGAATTGGAGCCACAGACCCCCTatgtgaaagaggaagaggaggagccacaggccccctacattaaagaggaagaagaggagccacagcccccctgtgttaaagaggaagaggaagaagtctGGATCACCCAGGAAGGAGAGCATCTTCTAGGgccagaggaggctgatctcaccaggttgccactgactggtgtctctgtgaagacagacgaccatgaagacaaaccacctgagtcctcacagcttcatcatagtccaagtgaggagatgagagaggcggagccttcatgcagcagctcactgcaacacatgacaacagaagctgatggagaccactgtggaggatcacaagcagacaacctcttagctccactgtcagatagtgacgacacgacgtcacactctcctgaagaTGAAGACAGCGACTACAACCAAGAATCTCTGAGCAGCGATACAGACTGGGAAGGTGATATGACGACTCACACTGGCAACAAACACTCTGAAAGCTCGAAAAAGAAGACAGATAAACCTTTTAACTGCTCCGTTTGTCACAAAACATTTTCTCGTTGTAGTGATTTGGAtcgacacatgagaacacatacaggagaaaaaccttttagctgCTCAGTCTGTGGTAAATGCTTCGCTCAAAAGGCAACCATGCAATCACATATGAGaatacacacaggagaaaaacctttctcttgctcagactgtggtaaatGCTTCGCTCAAAAGACAACCATGCAATCACACATGAGAATGCACAcaagagaaaaaccttttagttgctcggACTGCGGTAAACGCTTCACTCGCATGACAACCATGCATTCACACTTGAGAACACACACCGACAAAAAAGCGTTTACTTGCTCAAATTGTGGTAAGACATTTTCTTGGAAGTGCGCTTTGAGAAGACATATGCAGAGGCACTGATGGTCGACTGCAGTGGTCGGCAACTTGCGGCTCTGCAACCGCATCTGAGTGTAACTTAATTGGATTTAATAAGCATTGCTTCtccctgctccttttcagacatgtgtagcaatgaagtgtatattgtatatgtgtatgtgtgatccaatccaatccaatccactttatttatatagcacattttataaacagagtttccaaagtgctgcacagacgagtaaaaataaaaagtaataatccaaaactaaaagagcatttaagaaataaaataataaaatagatattaaaatattaaaaacaagaaacaaagcaataaaagtataaaaaatagaaccaattacaataaaaacaaagaactaaaagacacaggaccatacgactcactctgagttaaaagccagagaataaaagtgggttttaagacgagacttaaagctttcgatattgggggccttttttacttaggagggcagagagttccatagtttggggccgaccacagaaaaggctcggtcccccctggtcttaagtctcatcttgggcaccacaagttggagctggccctcggacctcagtgaccgagctggagagtaaacttggatgaggtccgagatgtatttgggggccagcccattcaacgccttaaaaacaaacaataaaatcttaaaatcaatcctaaaacgaacaggcaaccaatgaagggaggccagaattggggtgatgtgctccctctttttggttcctgttaaaagccgtgccgcagagttctggactaactgtaagcgggagagagacttttggctaattccagagtaaagtgcattacagtagtccagacgtgatgaaataaaagcgtgcatgacttgctcaaagtgttgcaaagataaaaaagatttaattttagataaaagccgaagatgataaaaacaggattttataactgcattaacttgtttgttgagtttaaaatcactgtctattatgacgccaaggctggtggctgagggacgaatgttgttttggaggggaccgaagtctataggggggcctttatagttgaggaggatagcttcggtcttctcctcgttaagcattaaaaagttgtgagccaaccaggccttgacatcccttaagcactcaagaaggggtgtcaggggggcatgattattttttgcgagtggcaagtacagctggcagtcgtccgcatacaagtgataggagatgccatgctttttaagtactgcgccaagtgggaccaggtagagggcaaataaaatgggcccaagaattgatccttgcggaactccacagtcaagtggagcagtggaggagtaagatcccccaagtcccacggcaaggcatctccctgacaggtacgacctaaaccactcaagagcagaccccctgacacccacacagttctccaggcgagataaaagaatggtatggtccactgtgtcaaaagcagcagtcaggtctaaaagcactaaaatggctgaaccaccagagtcagttattaaaaataggtcgttaaaaacctttaaaagtgcAGACTCAGTGCTATGAAAAGCCCTGTAACCTGACTGAAAAGTGTCTAAAATCCCATTCTCATCTAAAAAAGGTTGCATCTGTGCAAGAACACTTCTTTCTAAAATCTTTGAGATAAAAGGCAGTTTAGAGATTGGCCGATAATTTGATAAAATTAAAGGATCCAGActagtttttttcaacaaaggTTCAACAGTAGCCTTTTTACAGAAAGATGGCACGGTACCAGAGGCCAGGCTACTGTTGATGATGGCACACACAGAAGGACCCACGGTTGGCCACACCTCCCTAAAAAAGCGAGGTGGGACTGGGTCGATGGGGGAAGAAGAAGGCTTAAGACCCTTTACCATCTCCGTGATAAAAGCCAGTGACACCGGTTCAAACTGATAAAAACCTTTAGAGCACTGTGTCAATGTGGGCATATTAAAAGAGGGGGGTGATATATTACTTCGTACAGATGCAACCTTGTCcttaaaaaactgcataaagTTTTCACACGTTTCATATGATTGTTCAAGTATAGTGGATGGACTGGGATTTAAAACAGAGTCAATAGTTTTAAAAAGAACACGTGGGTTGTTAATATTGTCTGATATCAAGTCTGAgaggtattttgttttctcaGTCTTCACCACATTCTGATAATGTCTCCAACTGTCCTTGAGAATTTGATAGGAGACCTGTAGACCGTCTTTCTTCCACCTGCGCTCTGCTTTTCGGCATTCACGCCGGGCTGCTCGAGTGACATCGTTGAGCCACTCTTCTTGTTTAGTTTTGGGGCGCATGACTTTCAGAGGGGCTAAACTGTCCAAGACAGTCGCACAGGTAGAAGTAAAGCAGTTCATCAGCTGCTCGGTGTCCAGTGCAGCGTCGGAGGTCATAAAAGCCTCAGACGCAGTGGAGAACAGAGTGGCAAAGGCCGAGGCCGCGTCAGGCTTGATAAAGCGACCAAAGCGAACAGGAGCAGGCAGGCTGGTGTTACAGTGTGCATCTAAGTCAAACCTAACCGGACTGTGGTCCGAGAAGACCGCATCACCTACAGAGACGTTATGAACAGTAAGACCATAAGACAAAACGAGGTCTAAAGTGTGTCCATGTATCTGTGTAGCTCCTGCTACACTTTGTGTCAAATTAAAAGCTTCCATCAATTCTAAAAAGTCTTTTGCCATAAGCGTAGAAGGGCAGCAGACATGAATATTAAAATCACCCACAATTAAAATTCTGTCATACTTTATCAGCATTGCAGCGACAAAGTCAGAAAAGTCCTGAATAAAATCCTTGTTGTGCTTGGGTGGTCTATAAATGACAGCGCAAAGCACCCGCTCATGTTGGTGCAGTTCGAAGCAGCTCACCTCAAATGAGCCGAAAGACGCCACTGACAGTGGCTTATGGCGCAAAGACGCTtttaaaataatagcaataccTCCTCCACGGCCAGTGGTTCTTGGCGTGTTGATGAAGGTACAATCAGGAGGCACCAGCTCAGAGAAGGCAGCGGACTCACCGGCATTAATCCAGGTCTCCGTGATGAATAATAAATCCAAACCGTACGATTTGAAGAGGTCCTGGAGGATAAACGTCTTGCTTGACACTGACCGCGCATTCACCAGTGCACATTTCGTTGGGCACCTAAGTGCCGCTGAAACTGCACGGTTTAGCGGCCGAAGGTTGCCGGGGCTGACGCCGGCAGCGGCCCAATGAGGGCGGCGAGTACGCAGTACAGGGCATTCGTCGTGTTGCCCAACGATCGGTGTGAtgtacattaatgtaacatagtattcATGTCtgcaataaatgaagaaattaaGTTCCATATCATGTATTGTGTTCATCACACTAAACCAGTCTTGGATTAAGCCACTTCTTAGTAATGGCTTTTTTCCATGCCTCCAACATGATTTACTTAAACTGGacttcccacttttctgacctctaaatgtgGTTTGATTGTTGTGTTGGTGTTAAACcaagccaaagtttcagatcatgatgtttgagcatttggaagtgagccctgaaagacgtttggaaTGGCTcggaacgctcggtttcagagagtttctTCTAAAAATTTCAACGAAGGTTTGAACTTTttgagtgtttaaacaagacagaaatgtgagaaaatgttattGGCTGTATCGCTGATATTATTACCAATACCGTTATTTGTAATTGTATGTTTCCTGCTAAAATCCAACAGTGAATGTGTTAATTGTGTTAAATTATTGTGTGTTGAATAATACGATTTACaatattaatgtatttgtttatcAATTACATTGCTATGCGGATGTAGATGTAGAGTGGAACCTATGTTCGCTAGTATGTGTTTCAGTAGGATGTTAATGATCGGTGCACACCAAGACATCACCAAGCCAAAGAGCAGGAAGTCGCCTTCACGAGTTGCTGTTGTAACTCTCAGAAGACGCTATTGTACTCCTCTCTAGTGCACGTGGCCAATGAGGTAATATCAATGCAATAACCTTTTACACTCTTTAAGTTGTTTAAATACGATGCCCTTCTAAATGAATGTGCTATTGTTAGCCGCTAACGTTAGCCCACTAGCGTGCTAGCATGTCTATGAAGTTGCCTCAAAGCCTTTCTTTCACTATTGACTTCATTTCAGCTTTACTCTACTTCATTCAGTATCTACATTCTCGGGACATTGTGTATCATTGTGCTCTGAGGTTTATCAGTTTATGTCAAAGTTGGACTCATCATTgcacttgataaaaaaaaactgaatggcCATCCCTGTATGACAAACACATTGTAGGCCCATAAATCCATCATGTTAGAAAAGATGACCAATGGCTGTGGTTGGTGCTGTGGGACCATTATTTTATATGTTGATTACACTAATTAAGGCAAGCAGAAGAAGTGTCATCCGAAAAAAaaacgggtcaatttgacctatAACATAACAGGAAGGttaaaccagggatgtccaaagtgtgggccgcagGCCATTTGTGGACCATACAccaaggccagctgtgagacataatccctccagcgtgtcccggggccttctcctggctgggcatgcccaccgAAAAATACAATGCACcagacccttatgcttgcccccgcaGGTGGTGGGATGAGGGGGATATCCTGTGTGGCTTCTTTGGGCTGGGCCCCAAGGATGACGGCCCGACCACCAGACAACATATGTCAAAGGATTACTCGAGCACTCGAACCCCTCCACAATAAGCTTCCACAATAATTCATGTTTGTGTCCTGCAGGCATCTAGCAGCTGATTGGTCGTCAAGAAGAATGTCCCCTCATCCACAGGGTGGGAGTTCCACTTTGGAGCAGGTGGACAGACGACCtattaaagaagaagaagaggaggagccacacaCCCCTCTAATTAAAGATGAAGAATTGGAGCCACATACCCTCGAtgtgaaagaggaagaagaggagccacagcccccccacattaaagaggaagaggaggagccacagcccccctgtgtgaaagaggaagaggaagaactctggatcactcaggagggagagcatcttctaggtccagaggaggctgatctcaccaggttgccactgactggtgtctctgtgaagacagacgaccatgaagacaaaccacctgagtcctcacagcttcatcatagtccaagtgaggagatgagagaggcggagccttcatgcagcagctcactgcaacacatgacaacagaagctgatggagaccactgtggaggatcacaagcagacaacctcttagctccactgtcagatagtgacgacacgacgtcacactctcctgaagGTGAAGACAGCGACTACAACCAAGAATCTCTGAGCAGCGATACAGACTGGGAAGGTGATATGACGACTCACACTGGCAACAAACACTCTGAAAGCTCGAAAAAGAAGACAGATAAACCTTTTAACTGCTCACTTTGTCAGAAAGGATTTTCTCTTAAGAGTCTGTTGACTCAACATCTGAGAGctcacacaggagaaaaaccttttagttgctcagactgtggtaaacgcttcactttaaaaacaaacatggaaagacacatgagaacacacacaggagaaaaaccttttagttgctcagactgtggtaaatGTTTCACTCAAAAGACTACCatgaaaagacacatgagaacgcacacaggagaaagacCTTACAGTTGCTCAGAATGTGGTAAATGCTTCACTCTAAAGGCTAACATGGAATTacacatgaggacgcacacaggagaaagacctttcagttgctcagaTTGTGGTGAACGCTTCACTGTTAAGGCTAACATGCgatcacacatgagaacacattcAGGCGAAAAACCTTTCGGTTGTTCTGAGTGTGGCGAACGCTTCACTCGAAAGGCAACCATGCAGTTgcacatgaggacgcacacaGGAGTAAGCCCTTTTCGTTGCTCACTTTGTGGTAAAAGCTTCACCCTGAAGACTTACTTAAAgttacacatgagaacacacacgggagaaaaacctttcagttgctcagaTTGTGGTAAAGGCTTCACTCAAAAGACAGCTATgcaatcacacatgagaacgcacacaggagaaaaaccttttagttgtacAGACTGTGGGAAGTGTTTCACTCAAAAGACAACCatgaaaagacacatgagaacacacacaggagaaagacctttcagttgctcagactgtggtaaaaGCTTCACCCTGAAGGGTAACATgcaatcacacatgagaacacacacaagaaaaacctttcagttgctgtGACTGCCTGCACCAAATGCTTCACTCCAAAGTCAAGCATGCAATTATACATTAAAAGACACGCAGGAGATTAACCCTTCAGTTGCTCAAATTGTGGTGACACATTTTCAAGGAGGTGTTCTTTGAAAACTCACATGCAGAGCCACTGATGGTCTACTTTTTGACTTTCCTGACGTCCATGCAGGCTGTGTTGCAGTGAAAGTAATATTGTGTGAATGTGTCTATGTTCAATAAatatactcaacaaaaatataaaggcAACACTTTTTGATTTAGATGACGTTTTTGTTCCTGTTTTTCATGAAATGGACTAAAAGATCTAAAATTAattctaaatgaaaaatattacaatttctttcagatgttgtttgtctatcaaACATCTAAATGTTTGATTCTGAGCACTTCTGCTTTGCTGAGATAATCCATCCCACCTCAGTGGTGTGCCACATCAAGATGCTGATCCGACAGGTGTACTttagactggccacaataaaaggccaatcTGGAATGTGCAGTTTGGTCTTACAGCAAAAAGCCACAGATGTCGCAAGCATTGAGGAATCGTGCAATTGGCATGCTGACACCAGATCACATGACAAACTCATATCATCTCAAACTATCTATAGACCCTactctttcatttgaaccccacatcaaacaattAACCcgaactgcatttttttcatcttaagaacatgtgtgccttgtttttagcttgtctttctgctctttttttatttagctttatttTATCTTGATCTTGGtataaagcgtctttgagtacctGGAAAAgagttatacaaataaaattgattgtaattattattaagcaGTGCACACATAGTGCCCTCTACTGACCAAACCGAGTATTGAAAATGAAACAACACAGACAATACAATTTATGCTTCAGCAGAGATGTGTCAAAATAGCATTGAGcactaaataatataataattcccTTCTATTACatacaattgtaaaaaaaaaataatgaaaaaagcCAAATTTGCTCTTATTCAAATTCTTCAAAGGTCTGAaattcactcacacacactttcaAGTCATGAAAAGGAATCAGATCCAATCTGGAAATGATTTCATCAGTTCCAGCATTTAGTGATGACAGCATACGGTCAAATAAAACACCTTTAACTACAAATGAAACCACTCAGTCGCCATGTCTTTTCATTTTGCATGTTAATAAAAAGCTGGATGTATTTATTGAACAAAGACATGATCACACAATATTACTCTCACGGCAACACAGCCTGCATGGGCGTTAGGGGAGTCAAACATTAGACCATCAATGACTCTGCATGTGAGTTTTCAAAGAACACCTCCTCGAAAATGTGTCAGCACAAAgggagcaactgaaaggtttttctcctgtatgcgttctcatgtgtgactGCATGTTACCCTTTAGAGTGAAGCgtttaccacagtct
This is a stretch of genomic DNA from Doryrhamphus excisus isolate RoL2022-K1 chromosome 9, RoL_Dexc_1.0, whole genome shotgun sequence. It encodes these proteins:
- the LOC131135724 gene encoding oocyte zinc finger protein XlCOF6.1-like; this encodes MSPHPQGGSSTLDHMERQPIKEEEPQPPHIKEEEEEPQTPYVKEEEEEPQPPHIKEEKEEPQPPYVKEEEEELWITQEGEHLLGPEEADLTRLPLTGVSVKTDDHEDKPPESSQLHHSPSEEMREAEPSCSSSLQHMTTEADGDHCGGSQADNLLAPLSDSDDTTSHSPEDEDSDYNQESLSSDTDWEGDMTTHTGNKHSESSKKKTTKPFNCSVCQKGFSLKSDLTRHMRTHTGEKPFSCSDCGKCFNLKAHMQSHMQLHTGKKPFRCSDCGECFTRKSTMQSHMRTHTGEKPFRCSDCGTGFTQKSTLARHLRTHTGEKPFSCSDCGKLFASKTNMQIHMRTHTGEKPFSCPKCDKGFSQKSALELHVRAHKGEKPFSCSDCGKRFTRKTTMHSHLRTHTDKKAFTCSNCGKTFSWKCALRRHMQRH
- the LOC131135738 gene encoding oocyte zinc finger protein XlCOF7.1-like is translated as MRHLAADWSSRRMSPHPQGGSSTLEQVDRQPIKEEEQEPHTPLIKDEELEPQTPYVKEEEEEPQAPYIKEEEEEPQPPCVKEEEEEVWITQEGEHLLGPEEADLTRLPLTGVSVKTDDHEDKPPESSQLHHSPSEEMREAEPSCSSSLQHMTTEADGDHCGGSQADNLLAPLSDSDDTTSHSPEDEDSDYNQESLSSDTDWEGDMTTHTGNKHSESSKKKTDKPFNCSVCHKTFSRCSDLDRHMRTHTGEKPFSCSVCGKCFAQKATMQSHMRIHTGEKPFSCSDCGKCFAQKTTMQSHMRMHTREKPFSCSDCGKRFTRMTTMHSHLRTHTDKKAFTCSNCGKTFSWKCALRRHMQRH
- the LOC131135709 gene encoding gastrula zinc finger protein XlCGF57.1-like, which translates into the protein MRHLAADWSSRRMSPHPQGGSSTLEQVDRRPIKEEEEEEPHTPLIKDEELEPHTLDVKEEEEEPQPPHIKEEEEEPQPPCVKEEEEELWITQEGEHLLGPEEADLTRLPLTGVSVKTDDHEDKPPESSQLHHSPSEEMREAEPSCSSSLQHMTTEADGDHCGGSQADNLLAPLSDSDDTTSHSPEGEDSDYNQESLSSDTDWEGDMTTHTGNKHSESSKKKTDKPFNCSLCQKGFSLKSLLTQHLRAHTGEKPFSCSDCGKRFTLKTNMERHMRTHTGEKPFSCSDCGKCFTQKTTMKRHMRTHTGERPYSCSECGKCFTLKANMELHMRTHTGERPFSCSDCGERFTVKANMRSHMRTHSGEKPFGCSECGERFTRKATMQLHMRTHTGVSPFRCSLCGKSFTLKTYLKLHMRTHTGEKPFSCSDCGKGFTQKTAMQSHMRTHTGEKPFSCTDCGKCFTQKTTMKRHMRTHTGERPFSCSDCGKSFTLKGNMQSHMRTHTRKTFQLL